Proteins from a single region of Amycolatopsis sp. CA-230715:
- a CDS encoding ATP-binding protein encodes MTVEFLPASRTAAKVRVALAGPAGAGKTFTALSLATAWGSTAVVDTERGRAAKYAAVNGWQFDTIAPQTFAPLSLVDALAAAADKGYETVVVDSLSHYWMGADGMLEQADRRQRGGNSFSGWKEVRPDERRMIDALLSYPGHVIVTLRVKTEYVVEDDDKGKKVPRKVGLRPEQREGIEYEFDLVGDLDLTNTLRVSKSLIPHLSGAVLPRPGAELAGQIAEWFAEGDEVPSPIDYRDRARAIDDLDDMAGLLAKVHRLGLGGAPLLDDDGRTSTLDEYIRGRGRALKAALE; translated from the coding sequence GTGACGGTCGAGTTCCTGCCCGCCAGCCGCACGGCGGCGAAAGTCCGTGTCGCGCTGGCGGGTCCTGCGGGCGCGGGCAAGACCTTCACGGCGTTGTCGCTGGCGACGGCGTGGGGCAGCACGGCCGTTGTCGACACCGAGCGCGGCCGCGCCGCGAAGTACGCCGCCGTCAACGGGTGGCAGTTCGACACCATCGCGCCGCAGACGTTCGCGCCGCTGTCCCTTGTGGACGCTTTGGCGGCCGCCGCCGACAAGGGTTACGAGACGGTCGTGGTCGACTCGTTGTCGCACTACTGGATGGGCGCGGACGGGATGCTCGAACAGGCTGACCGGCGCCAGCGCGGCGGAAACTCGTTCTCCGGCTGGAAAGAGGTTCGTCCCGACGAACGCCGGATGATCGATGCCCTGTTGAGCTACCCCGGCCACGTCATCGTGACCCTGCGCGTGAAAACCGAGTACGTCGTGGAAGACGACGACAAGGGCAAGAAGGTGCCGCGCAAGGTCGGGCTCCGGCCCGAGCAACGAGAGGGCATCGAATACGAGTTCGATCTTGTCGGAGACCTCGACCTGACGAACACCCTCCGCGTGTCCAAGTCGCTGATTCCGCACCTGTCCGGGGCGGTGCTCCCGCGCCCCGGTGCCGAGCTGGCGGGGCAGATCGCGGAGTGGTTCGCCGAGGGCGACGAGGTACCGAGCCCGATCGACTACCGCGACCGCGCCCGCGCTATCGACGACCTCGACGACATGGCGGGGTTGCTGGCGAAGGTGCACCGGCTCGGGCTCGGCGGCGCGCCGCTGCTCGACGACGACGGCCGCACGTCCACATTGGACGAGTACATTCGGGGGCGCGGCCGCGCGCTCAAGGCGGCGCTGGAATGA
- a CDS encoding excisionase family DNA-binding protein, producing the protein MSAPSLAAVASLLEQAAAELRAADAATSTAPVGEQPPRDAWTPRETAERLGIPYDTVLGLIRSGQLSAQRAGRYYVVPDAEIHRYLGTKKSA; encoded by the coding sequence GTGAGCGCGCCGAGCCTCGCCGCCGTCGCCAGCCTGCTGGAACAGGCGGCCGCCGAACTGCGCGCCGCCGACGCCGCGACGAGCACGGCGCCGGTCGGCGAACAACCGCCGCGCGACGCGTGGACCCCGCGCGAAACGGCCGAGCGACTCGGCATCCCCTACGACACCGTGCTGGGGCTCATCCGCTCCGGCCAACTCAGCGCGCAGCGCGCGGGCCGCTACTACGTCGTGCCCGATGCCGAGATTCACCGCTATCTCGGCACGAAGAAATCCGCCTAG
- a CDS encoding helix-turn-helix transcriptional regulator yields the protein MRTPLALPFSGARLRELRERRGWYQAALAYHASTDALVIGQTTISRLESGDHRPSPPVLAALVAALGCEVDDLLDRETV from the coding sequence ATGAGAACACCACTCGCACTCCCGTTCAGCGGAGCCCGCCTCCGCGAACTGCGCGAGCGCCGGGGCTGGTATCAGGCCGCGCTCGCCTACCACGCCAGCACCGACGCACTCGTGATCGGCCAAACCACCATCAGCCGCCTGGAGTCCGGCGACCACCGGCCGAGCCCGCCCGTGCTCGCCGCGCTCGTCGCCGCGCTGGGCTGCGAGGTGGACGACCTGCTCGACCGGGAGACCGTGTGA
- a CDS encoding helix-turn-helix transcriptional regulator, with translation MDGRDTDDEAPTLGEHLEQERLRRKMKWAQVAREMGMTPGNLARIRKNEINVSPDAESAIEKFMRWEKGSIQDVLAGRHPTSLGISPERASSIRDDESATWGRDAALLYREIRQRRGREAANAFLFELMDDEDGAADADPGRAQGLG, from the coding sequence ATGGACGGGCGCGACACCGACGACGAAGCTCCGACCCTCGGCGAACATCTGGAGCAGGAACGCCTTCGCCGAAAAATGAAATGGGCACAAGTGGCCCGCGAAATGGGGATGACTCCCGGAAATCTGGCGCGCATTCGCAAGAATGAAATAAACGTATCGCCGGACGCCGAGAGTGCTATTGAGAAGTTTATGAGGTGGGAGAAGGGGAGCATTCAAGACGTACTAGCGGGAAGACATCCGACTTCGCTGGGTATTTCGCCTGAGCGTGCGTCGTCGATTCGTGACGATGAATCCGCGACCTGGGGACGAGACGCGGCACTCCTGTACCGGGAAATCCGGCAGCGCCGTGGGCGTGAAGCCGCGAACGCGTTCCTTTTCGAACTGATGGACGACGAGGACGGGGCCGCCGACGCGGACCCCGGTCGAGCCCAAGGGCTCGGCTAA